The nucleotide window CGCGGCTGGAGGCCCCGCTTTCGCGCCGCACCCGTTCCCTGTCTCTCAACGGGGAAGCGGCGTCGTCCCAGGAGAGCTTGATGAAAAACGACATTCCCAGCCGACTGGCCAGCTCCCGCGCCCGCTCCAGTTCATGTTCGTTGTGCCCGAAGACGATGAACTGCCACCGCAGCCGGGGGAATTCCGAGCGGTAGGCGCGCTTATGGGCGTTGATGGCTTCGATGTTGCGGATGACGGCGTCGAACGAGCCGCCGACGCGATAGACTGCGTAAGTCTCCGGGCTGCAGCCGTCGATCGAGCAGCTCAGGGTCCGCAGGCCGTATCTGACGAGGCCTTCGAGCACCTCTCCGCGGACGTCGTTCAGGTTGGCCCCGTTGTCGGCCGACAGGGCCACCCGGCGTTCGTGCGCGATCCGGAGGATATCGAGGAGCTGCGGATTGAGAAAAATCTCCCCGTAGTTGGAAAGCTCGATCCGCCCGAGTTGCGGGTTGTCGTCGATCAGGCGGGAAAAATCATCCGCCCGCAGGCATCCGCTGCCGATCGCGGGATGGATCGCGCCGGTGGCCGTGGGACAGGAAGGGCAGCGCAACTGGCAGCGGGAGGAGGCTTCAAGCCGGATCGATGTGGGTCGGATCATGGGGCACCGGCGGCGGCGGGGGGAGGGTTCGTCGCCGGGTCCGGTGATTCCCAAACACGATATTTCGAATCGCCGGACCCCGCGTTACCGCAGACTCTGCCAGAAACCAGCTATTGCGCCGCCGCCTGGGGCGCCTGCATCCCGAGCGCGGCCATGATCTCCGCCGCCTTTTCCTTCACCGCCGTCGCCTTGTTCACGGCATCCATCAGGTTGCCGCCGCCGAAAGCCGCGGTCGCTTCGGACCAGGTCTGCTTGGCCGTATCGAGCGAGGCCTTGGCGTTTTCAAAGGTGGCCTTGTCGAGCCCCGCCGGGAGCCTTCTCGATTTTGAGAGAATGTCCACCCGGCTCTGGATGGCTTCGACCATGTTCGGGAGCCCGCCCTGCATCTCCTCCCAGGATCTGGTCAGCTCCTCCTTCTTGGCCGTCACCGCCGCCGCCAGCTCCTCGGCCTTCCCGGGGAGGTCCTTCGCCCCGGCGAGCGCCTGCTTGTAGTCCCCCGCCTCGAAGCTTTGCTTGGCGGCCGCCAGGGAGTCTTCCACGGCCTGGAGCTGGTCGGGCACGTAGACCGACGCGTCCGCCCTCACCCCTTCGAGCGCGGCGTCCGCCGCCTTGAGCGCCGCCTCGGCCGGCCCCTTGGAACAGGCCGCCAGGCCGAAAGCGCACACCATCGCAAGTATCGCTATCATCAGTTTGTTCGACATTGCTTTCCTCTTCTTGTGGTAGTGGTTGTTAATAGGGTTCCGTCCGCCCCCCGCCTAGGGGATGCGGAGTTTCTGGCCGATCCGGATCAGGTCCGGGTCGTCGAGAATGTCCCGGTTCGCCTCGAAAATCTGCGGGTAGAGACCGGGGTCGCCGTAATACTTTTCCGCGATCCTGGACAGGGTGTCCCCCTTGACGACCTCGTGGTACTGGGTGGCATCCCATGAAGGCGGAACCTGCTTCTTGTCCTCGGACATAGCGCGTATCCTTTCCCGAAAATGTAAGGCAGGAGTGAATTGTACTCCTTTTCCCTGCAGGCGGGAAGCAAACCACCGTGAGGGGGAGGGGGGGGCGAGGGGAAGAGGGGGGTATGGCGGGGAGGCCGCCTAGCGCGCATCCCCGCCGACGGTGAGGCCGATCCGGTCCCAGACGATGCCGCCCGGAGCACGGGAAAAGTAGACCTGCCGCGCCTTCCCGACGATGTCCCGGAGGGGGACGAAACCGAAATGGCGGCTGTCGCGGCTGCGCCGCAGGTTGTCCCCCGTCACGAAGACGGAGCCGTGCGGGACCTCCAGTTCGGCGCCGTCCACATCGGTGATGAGGTCGCCGGGGAGGGCCTCGATCCGCTTGATGTAGCGCTGGCTCCGGTTGTCGGGATTGACGAAGATGACGATGTCCCCCTTTTGCGGCGCCATGCGGTCGTAGGCGGTCTTGTCGGCCAGGACGTAGTCCCCCGCGTGGACCGTGGGTTCCATGCTCGAGGTCGGGATGGCGTAGGCCTCGAGGAAGTGGTCCCGCACGTACCCTTGCGCGATCCCGAACACCGCGTGCCCGAGCAGCCACGCCGCCAGGTAGAAGTACCAGCGGTTGTACGCCCTGGGGAGGAACGACGCTTCCGAGCGCGACGCCCCATGGAAGGCGTCGACGATGCCGAAGATGTAGAGGGCGGCCCCGGCGAGCATCACGGCCAGCGCCCCGTAGATCAGGAGGTTGTCGGGCAGGAGCAGGGCCAGGCGGACCCCCGCTGCCATCGCCACCAGGATCAGGATGAGGAGGCTCGCCCCCTTGACCAGTTCGCCGTTATACACCTGCCCCAGCCCGGGGAGGAGGAATGCCAGCAGGACCGCCAGCCGGGTGTCGCGCCCCGGGTGCTTCGTTTGCGTTGTCATGCGCTCTCCTTGTCTGCACTCTACATACGCACGACGGCCCCGCCGGTTCCCGTCCTAGTGA belongs to Acidobacteriota bacterium and includes:
- a CDS encoding radical SAM protein, coding for MIRPTSIRLEASSRCQLRCPSCPTATGAIHPAIGSGCLRADDFSRLIDDNPQLGRIELSNYGEIFLNPQLLDILRIAHERRVALSADNGANLNDVRGEVLEGLVRYGLRTLSCSIDGCSPETYAVYRVGGSFDAVIRNIEAINAHKRAYRSEFPRLRWQFIVFGHNEHELERARELASRLGMSFFIKLSWDDAASPLRDRERVRRESGASSRAEFRKLHGRDYAHGICRQLWEEPQINWDGGVLGCCRNFWGTFGGNAFRDGLRASVNSERMNYARRMLEGLAEPRADIPCATCDLYRDRRARGIWRMRFEGVTDRVKRFARRRGKFIRGGRRVFAGCGRQSPPRRAGPGSGRAGRRKRGDSAPTRSRGRSRGGSATPRPGTAG
- a CDS encoding LysM peptidoglycan-binding domain-containing protein, encoding MSEDKKQVPPSWDATQYHEVVKGDTLSRIAEKYYGDPGLYPQIFEANRDILDDPDLIRIGQKLRIP
- the lepB gene encoding signal peptidase I, encoding MTTQTKHPGRDTRLAVLLAFLLPGLGQVYNGELVKGASLLILILVAMAAGVRLALLLPDNLLIYGALAVMLAGAALYIFGIVDAFHGASRSEASFLPRAYNRWYFYLAAWLLGHAVFGIAQGYVRDHFLEAYAIPTSSMEPTVHAGDYVLADKTAYDRMAPQKGDIVIFVNPDNRSQRYIKRIEALPGDLITDVDGAELEVPHGSVFVTGDNLRRSRDSRHFGFVPLRDIVGKARQVYFSRAPGGIVWDRIGLTVGGDAR